In the Epinephelus fuscoguttatus linkage group LG10, E.fuscoguttatus.final_Chr_v1 genome, aaggtagcctgggaggaggtcaccacaattgtaaatcaatgttgcgtttctctcgtgtgagcgtgctctctctctttctctctttctctctcgcagtctcattctgtttcttttcttttgacttttctaagatgacaggtgctgaatatatactccctatctgatgctgtggctgtttgtggttggctgagagggatgtgaactcattagtttgtagctgtgttaatcaaatcaggttgggtttccattacgcgtgccaaacgtgccaaacggtgccaatcccctttgatctgacatcacatgtgacgggacagtcgatatagagatacatttatgtgctgattgcagatagttgcattgaatagtgtttttttgtggctatttattgcattgttaatgtgcctgatattctggaaacctgcctgtgaggttttggtgacgtgtgcgcactgtctgccagtcagccaaacttcggctcacaccggctgcgctccccctgtgctgacagtagacctggtttcagctggcgagcttttagcgcaccttcagcgaagccttttggcacaaaactgtcactgcgccaagctggatctgtcgacacctccccctgctgcgccgccacacccatcttcgcacacctcggtctgccaaactaccaaactgagcgcgcctcgggttgcactgctcgaaactagctctgcgcggggttcgccaccctgcgccaccctgcgctgcgccgggaaactagagcccattattttaagataccaagtcattattttaagatactaagtTATTATTtcaagatactaagtcattattttaagtttgtaaaaaaaataaaaataaaaaaaaaatttaatccCAGAGTCATTAGTAATTAAAAAGGTTTCTCATAATGATTTACAGGgtcttttttaatcacattgGCAGAAATAATCTTCCATAAATATGTAACTAAAAAGCAATAAATggatgaaaacatattttattcagCTTTCTTATTTATTGTTCCATTAATGTCTCCTGCCTCCTGTTTCTGCAGGATTTCTCTTCCTCTACCACCTCCATGGCAGGAGCATGTTGGACGTCCATGTGCACCAGCTCCTGCTCTACGCAGTCTTCGGCCAGGCTCTGGTTGCCTTCCTGGAGGTCTTCCACCGAGGTAACATCATCCTGGAGCTGCTGCGCTGCACCCTCACGCTCCTGCAGGGGAGCTGGTTTTGGGAGGTAAGTctgagtgtatgtgtgcacgTATCAGCAGATGTTTACAGCAGTGTGTAATAACTCCTGATGTTCTCTTTGGCTGCAGATTGGTTTTGTACTGTACCCTCCCCACGGCCCTGACTGGGACCTAAAGGACCACAACAACATGATGTTCATCACCATGTGTTACTCCTGGCACCTCGCCTTCGCCATGCTCATGGTGGGCACCATCTATTGCATCGTCGGCTGGTAAGACCCTGACCAGACTTCCAATAGGCTGCTGCTTTTGTTCTGGAAGATTCATCCACACTGTGAATAACAACTTGAGTGtcttaaatcagtggttcccgtCTGGTGGATCCATTCTGagtggaccgcaagtgactttgTAAACAACACACTCTGTTTtgaaagtacagtgaatttctgacacagagcttttattttaaagtgccatttcctgctgttacGTAAGTGagtaacaaaaacagtaaactAGCTCgaggacatggccaaacacatgtaagatgctgaatatattaaactgtttgGACCTtgaatgcatcaaaacattgttttctagttggagccgcgcctcgttttcaaactgtatggtttgactaaaatgagcaatgacagcaatatagtccacgatgagcagcgctaaaatcaacctgcgtagttgtccctccattgtgacattagaaagtgtcacatttatcttgcaagtgtactcttcttcaacgtttgctttacttcctggatttttcccacatggaaattctgaccaatcaagagcagctttctcacacaaggcatttgatctggtcctcttgtaaatgctgccgtgagaacacgaaccaactctaggcaattatacaactttggaacaaaactagtccctgattcagaccaaaggagacgactctaggtctgaaagctcCGTAAATATCCCTCTCACAACACTTTGTTATGTCTGACTGTCTGTTGTGGTTTCTCTGCAGTGTGGTTCGCTCCAGACTGAGGAAGACTCCTCCGATGGAAATGGGACTTCTGAAGCCCAGAGACAGAGATCCGGAGTCAGAGGATGAGATTTTATGAACAGGACATTGTGACTTGAATTTAACACAATTAAATCAGGGATATGATGTTTGCAGTTCCAGCAGAAGTACAACTCGAAGCAAAGTGTGCAGACAAAAGAGGAACGAGGACACGGATTCTGGATGCTTTACTTTAGAAATATATCTCTACCTCTGCCTTATTTAATCAGCTGTAACCCCTTTAGCCTTACTCTCATtgttcagtgctatttatttaaCTGTGGCCTAACACTTTTCATATACTCCTGTCATGTCatatcatttttttattattcatttgcacatacagtataagTGAACACATAAGGGTCAGCTTTTTTATGGATTGCATGCTTTTCATTTGACTTGACGAACTTCTCTTGTCAGACATTTTGGTGTTCAGTGACGCCACCTTGTGGTGAAGACAATCATCATCACCAGTACATCATATattactgtaaaacacattgattattttatatggctttttttgttttataatgttGAGTCACATGTCAAAGTCAAAcgccaaaaaaaaagaattttattaaaatgtttaactgtTTAGATTTTGCTATTTGACATTATTATGGTGGTTATTGCTGTTTGTGCAGGTCTTTTCTTGGGCAGAATTCATTCAACGTGGCCTAATGTCttaaccagtggttcccaactcgCGGGTCACAGTCCTTTCTGAATGGACCGTAAGTGACTCatgaatgtgttaaaaaaaacacactttattttgccGCTTCCTCTGTAGAGTGAATGACtgatggacagctacttgacagatgGTGTTTCtgaaagtcaaggaaggatccttaaacgGCTGAATTCCAAGAATGCTACGTCATCAAATCCTGCTGAAGAACTGTTCCAACGTCAAGGATCCTTTGAATTCTAACAAG is a window encoding:
- the tmem45a gene encoding transmembrane protein 45A, producing MGSFKGHALPGSFFLVAGIWWTVKHSLWHASRRNKNIGSTRLASRASQRRLEIIESSVILFFSFVGMLAEQFAAGGPKLQLYDSAEKHWEQLMNWQHATMYLFFGLAATVSLILHTTEAAPLALDRLMLSIAFFNEGFLFLYHLHGRSMLDVHVHQLLLYAVFGQALVAFLEVFHRGNIILELLRCTLTLLQGSWFWEIGFVLYPPHGPDWDLKDHNNMMFITMCYSWHLAFAMLMVGTIYCIVGCVVRSRLRKTPPMEMGLLKPRDRDPESEDEIL